The Meles meles chromosome 12, mMelMel3.1 paternal haplotype, whole genome shotgun sequence genomic sequence CTTTGCTGTTTTTAGgaaacttttaattattttaagtcatctctgtgTTCAACATGGGGCCTGAGctcttgaccctgagattgagGGTTGCACGccccactgactaagccagccgtGTGCCCCTCCTttgccgttttttttttttttttaagattttatttatttgtttgacagaggcagcaagagagggaacacaagcagagggagtgagagagggagaagcaggcctcccactgagcagggagcctgatgcgggcctgatcccaggacccagggatcgtgacctgagctgaaggcagatgcttaatgactgagccatgcaggcaccccctttctttgccatttttaagATGCTTCTGAATCCAGATCTCTCTGTAAAGGTACAGAGACTTAAGGAGAACAAGTATTTTTGAAATGCCTCCCACAACTAGACATCACCCTGCAGCCCGCTGGGCTGTGTGTCCCTGCCCTGGCCATGTGAACTTGGGGGAGGTATACAACCTCTCAGGACCtcggtttccccacctgtaaaatggggctgatcACACCTCCTATGGATGAAATAGAATAGGTGGGCCTTGTGTAATTGTCAGTACTGGTTGCAAATTATGCACCACTGGCCTCTTGGGAAATGGGGGGCTGGGTGTGTGGCAAAATGGGGAGAGAACACACAAGATTGAGAAGTGTGTCCCCTACCCACAAGGACCTTCCAGAAGGATCTGGGATTTTACATTTCAGTTGAGGATGTATCCAGGTATAAAAATTTATGCtggtttacttttcttttcacaTGTCAGGTTCGAAAATCGTTTCACAGTGACCGACCCCACTTACTGGCGTGACTGAAAACAGCTCCTTCCACCCAACCTGCAGTGACTCTTTTGCCGGGAGCAGAGTGGTGAGCCCAGACGTGGGTCAATGCCACGCTTGGCGGGATCCAAGGAACAGTGGTGGCAGCTATGCCTCCCCTGGCCCCAGCCACCCTTTCTCCCCAATGCTAAGCTGCAGGGTGCAGGTGCCCTTGGGACCCCCGAGGACTGACTGTCTGACCTTGCTtcaccccgccccctgcccccaacgTCAGCCCTGCCAAGATGTCGCTCGAGTGGCTGGTGGCCTGGAACTGGTCGCTGGACGGCCTGCGGGACTGCATCGCCACGGGCATCCAGTCAGTACGGGACTGCGACACCACGGCTGTGGTCAGCGTGGCCTGCTTGCTGGTCCTGTTCGTGTGGTACTGTTACCATGTGGGTCGTGAGCCGCCCCGGCCCTATGCGACCGTGAACTCCCTGATGCAGGGCACAGATGCCGCCGGACTGCAGAATGGCTACGCGTACTGCCAGTACCCTGAGTGTGTGCGCTGTGCCCACAACGAGGGCCTCAACCAGAAGCTCTACTACAACCTGCAGGAGTATGCCAAGCGCTACTCCTGGTCTGGCATGGGCCGCATCCACAAGGGCATCCGCGAGCAGGGCCGCTACCTCAGCAGCCGGCCCTCCATCCAGAAGCCCGAGGTCTTCTTCCTGCCCGACCTCCCCACCACGCCCTACTTCCCGCGGGACGCTCAGAAGCACGACGTGGAGCTGCTGGAGCGCAACTTCCAGACCATCCTGTGCGAGTTTGAGACCCTGTACAAAGCCTTCTCAAACTGCAGCCTCCCGCAAGGATGGAAAATGAACAGCACGCCCAGCGGGGAGTGGGTCACCTTTTACTTGGTCAATCAGGGGGTTTGCGTTCCCAGGAACTGCAGGAAGTGCCCACGGACGTACCGCTTGCTTGGAAGCCTTCGGACCTGTATTGGGAACAATGTTTTTGGGAACGCGTGCATCTCTGTGCTGAGCCCGGGGACTGTGATCACGGAGCACTATGGCCCCACCAACATCCGCATCCGGTGCCACTTAGGTAGGTCGTGGGGGCGGGACCTCAGGGCACagcctgccccacacgcatggcCACCCTGGGCCGCCAGAATCACGCCCATCTGCGCTCCACAGGGCACGTCTGTTGAAGGTCAATACATTATGTGCAGAGTTTTGACCGCAGAGATTGAGTCAGAAAAGGAACTTGTGAGCAGTAGGATCCGACAGAAGGTCTGTCCAGGAGAGCTCTCTGCAGTGGTGGGAATGGCCTCTATCTGCACCGGCCCAGTATAGTAACCACTAGCACCGTGTGATGGTTGAGCTCTTGAAACGCAGCTGGTGCTGGCGGGGTTCCTGCCTGTCTGTACTTAGCGAGGTACCCGTGGCTGGTGGCTACTGTATCAGGCAGCGCAGCCCGAGAGCCCAGAGGCTATTGTAATTGTCACAGGCTCATCCTGACGCCTGGGCTACTGCACAACATGCCCTCATGCCTCCCGAGTCGAGGGGACAGGCACGCGTGGTGTTAGTGCCAAGTTCATTCAGGTTTGAGGGCAGTTGGTACCGTGCACGACAGTGGCCTTTAGAACGGGGGTGGAGTCAACTTGGCCATGTTTGCATCCTGGCTGTGTCAGCTGGGGCAAGTCTCTTTGCCTCCCTGCACCTTCATGTCCTCACGTAGAGAGGAGAGGTAAAGAGCTCCTTCCCCCAGAGTTACTTGGAGGGTCCGCTGAGAATGCGTGTTGTAAAGCGTTTATGCGCACGGAGCCGGACACGGAGTGCTTACTCACCCCTGAGGGGGGCTTCGCCACAGCCCAGCACACAGGGACGTTCGTTCCCCCAAATGCCTTGTGCCTGGTGAGTCATGATAAGGGGTAGTCACCGCCAGTTAGCATCCCAGACTGGGGGGGCACACCCGGAGCCTGGGTGAGGTCGGCTTTAGGAAGTTCTCAGTGCTAGCTGCCTTGGCTTCGGAACAGAGGATGAAAAAGCCCACGTGGAGGAGCCCCAGTCGGGGCTGGAGTGGGGGGGCCTCGTACTGTTCTGTAAACGAACCACAGGGCAGTGTCCTGGCCCTCCAGCCCCGTTTCCCCAGAGccctctgcttcccccgccccgTGTGGGGATCCTGAGCAAGATGGGACATGGACAGAGGGCTTTGCCACTTGGAAAGACAGCTAGATTCGAGCAGTTGACACTGTGAGTGTTTTAAAGAGCAGAGGCAGGACAAGGCAGAGGTGCCAGAAGAGGGGCCCTGGCTCCGTGGTCAGCTCTGGAACTGGGCAAGTAACGGagtctctctgtgccttagtttcctcatctgtaaaatggggccatAGTGCTTACCTCAGGACCAGTGACAGggttaaataaagtattttctatGGCTGCTTGTCAGGGAGAGAGGTGATAGCTAGTCCCCCGGCTTCTGGAATGAAACCAGTCTCGGACAGTCTAAGAAAGGATCCCTAAAACCTGGACCCTCAGGAAACTGGGAAGCCATCGGGCTTCGGACGCGAGCACCTCTGGACTCAGCTCTGTCGGCTCCATCTGCCAAGCAATCTTGGCTGGGACCCCAAAACTCTGAGCCACTAGCACAAGAATGACGGTTTGTGCCTGGGGGCTCTCTGGAGGATGAGAAGTAGCACGTGGAGACTACGGGCAGGTAAAGGGCAGTCAGGCAAAGGGCACTCTGATTAATCGAGGGGGTGAGGTGGCCACTGAGTGGTCTGAGTGGTCTCAGTGAGGTCGCCATGCAAGACCCCAGGGCCCACTCAGATCCCAGCGTATGAGCTGCCAGGGCCACTAGGATGGAGCAGAGGAGTCTTCCCCCTAAACCCCTGGACGTGGCTGGCTGCGGAGTCCAGGGTGGGGGGCTGAGGTCAGACAGGTTGGGTGGGAGCGAGCCATGCAGGAGCCCCCCCATGCCCAGCTTTGGGATGGAGACTGGAGCTATGGGGAGCAGTACTATGCTTTCTTCAAAGGTTTTCTTTGGCTGTTTTTCAAAAGCTTCAGAGTGACCTGGCAGGAAGGGCATCTGTGGACTGAGGTAGAATTCCAGGCAGGTGTGTTCAGTGGCAAGGGCAGCCGGGTGGGGGCAGAAGAGCTAGGCTTTGCGTTCTGTGCACAAATGCCTGTCGTGCACCTGCGTGGTGTGCGTGTGAGTGTAAACCACGCCCCCACAGGCCCTCGGTACGACCTGTCGTTCCCTTCTCAACCCAGCTAGTTCTTGCCACCAGAAAAACTGGGCCGTGTCATGTTCTCTTGGAAGGAGTCCCGCTGGATTGTGGCCGCTTCCCCGTGGCCGGGGCAAGCTCCCCGGTTAGGTTTGCtcagcatttccttctttccacGGTCATGCACACGTTCGTATCCACCCTGGAATGAAACAAAGGTGGGTTCGACCCCTGTCCCTTGGGTGTTGCCAGAGAGGGAGCGAGCCTGGTACGTTCCCGGTGACCACGCCTTGGCCAGAATGCCTGGCTGGAGTGCAGGAGGCACCCGCCATTCCTGAGCCCTGCTCTGGAGCTGCCAGCCTTTGTCCCCTTTGGCTGCCTGCCATCTGAGCTGTGACTCGTGGAGCTGACCCCACAGACACCCGAAACCCCAGCCACGGCTGTGCATTCCCCCCAGTCCATTCATTGGCCAAAACCCTCTCTGAGCTAGCTCTAGGGGTGGCGTCGCTCGGTCTGGACGCCACGTAGCGCCGTGGGACAGCTCTGGCTGTGGGGCTGGGACGTCCTGACCACATGGCCACAGACCTCCAGCAAGTGACCTCTGACGTTCACGAGGCACATTGACTGGGAGGCAGATGTCCTTCCACAAGGCCAACCCTCAGGAAAGGGTAGATGAAAATGCATGAGCATATTCAGCAAATTCTTGCTCAAGAAGCACAGTTAGACTCTCATGGCCTTTCACCTGCGTGGTCTTGGATTTCTGGGCCAACTAGCTAGGTGCAATTGGCAGATCAGCTTGTGTTTGCCTTGCCCACCCAAGTGCCAGCCTCCAGCGTCCTGAAGTCGGGGGAGGGGAGCGCTGAGCCCTTTTTGCAGCCTTGACCTGCCTCCTTGGGTGGTCGGTGGGGACAAAGAGCAAGCTGTCAGCCTTAGCATGTGGGGCCTAGCTCCATCCCCAAGATCACTCTCTCTGGGACGGTATTGATCATCTCTGCCAACCAAGCTGGTTTGGGGACAATAGgcaggaatggggtggggggcattggAAGGCCAGGGCATGATGAaggggaagacagaagaaagtaaGCAGGGGGCTGTCAAGCCAGCAGGCCAGACCATTTTTCTGATGTGCTGTGGTGCATGGTGATGAATCATTTAGTGGCCCAAAGAAAGGAGAGCTGTTTTCTGATGCCCTGGGGTGGAGGGTCCCTGCAGAGAACCACCGAGTCCTAATGGCCTCGTTCAGTCAGTGAGGGCTCTCTCCCTCCGGGCCCGTCGCAGCCCTAAACCCCACCGCCCTCCCCAGCAGTTGTTACCAGTAGCGGGAGATGGGAGATGATGATTCCAGAGTCGGAACGGCCCTTCTCGCCTGATTCAATGAGATTGACAGTGGAAACCTTTGCTATACGAATGGACAGACACTTTCGTGCCCCCACTGCTGACATACTGTCCAGGGTCATTAGAGCCCGTTCTGTGGTTTGGATTTAAACCTCATGTCCCCACCAGGACTGAATAGCAGACTTCTGGCAGGTCACGTCACTTCTCTGAATCTCAGCGGCTCCGTCTGGAGAGGCGCTGAAGCACTGAAAAGTGCTGATTTAGCCCAGACCTGCATGCACTCAGGCAGTCTGTATGTTCCCCATGGCAAGGACAGTGGCCATGTAGCCCCGAAGGTAAGCACACTGCTCTTCCCCTTTTACAGGCttagagaggtgaagtgacttgcccagagtcCCGTGGCAGTGAAGGGTCAGAGCTGGCCCTCTAACCTCAAGTCCTCTGTCCTTGCCACTCCTCCGTGtggcctctgtgacttcctcCTGCACACGTGCTTCTGGTTCAAGGGGCTCATTAAAATGCTCTGTTAGCGAGAACTCTCTTTCATGTTCATCCTAAGGAGTCAGCTGGGGCGTGTGGCAGGCAGGGCCGACTGGTCCTGCCTCACGGTCGTGCCTATAGTCCCCAAAGACGGACAAGACCACCATGATCACACCCCCTCTGGCGGGACCCTCTTCCTCTCAATGCGTCCTTCCTGAGAGCTGTGGGGCTCTGTTCCCCTTGGGACTCTGTTCCATGGCTGCGGTGGTGCCTTCATTTACAGATGTCCAGGCAGTGATGGGGCCCGGGAGTTTCCTCCGATCCTAGGTTGGGAAGCGGGGACGTGAAAGTGGGCACACAGCAGTATTTCAGCTAGGCCCGCTCCCTGCGGTTATGCACCCCTGCTTGGCACCTCATGTGCTCGCCATTGTGAATGTGTGGAGACTTACAAAGACGTGGGCCTCTTTCCCCCGACATCTTAACCAAAAGAGCCCTAGAGATTGGGGTCTAATAAACACAGTTTATCGGGCCAGGTGGGTTATGAACCTGGTCTTCCTCAGTTAATGGGATAGGAGGTCCCACAGATGGGCTTCAGGGGTCTCAAAAGTGCAGCACAAGACTTGACAGAGTGACCCATGACCCAGAACAGATGAAGCCAATGGAGGTATGTGGTTTTCCAGGGAGCTCGGTGATCGTCGGGGTCCACAGCTTGTATTTCCTCTGTCAAAGCACCCCCTGCCCCAGACAGGGCTCTGAGGGGTGAGGCAGAAGGCCAGGACACTTCAGAAGTTGACAATCCATACCAAAAcatcccatccccccatcccacctgcgttcattctcttttctctgcttttcccgCACAGGTCTCAAAACTCCAAGTGGCTGCGAGCTGGTGGTCGGTGGGGAGCCCCAATGTTGGGCAGAAGGACGCTGCCTGCTCTTCGATGACTCTTTCCTGCACACCGCATTCCACGAAGGTGAGTGgctgcctttctcttttctttctcttacattACAGGCTTTATTTCTTCGCACAGTTAGGTTtccagaaaaattgagcagagtATAtaagcccccccgcccccatttccCCTTCCATTACCATCTTACtttagtgtggtacatttgttgcAAGCGACACATAGACTGACCAGTTATTATTAATTGAACTCTGTAGTCTCCTTTGGGTTCATCTCGCTGCTGTGTGtcctgtgggttttgacaaatgtgtagtGACACGGATCCACCCTGACAGGATCATACGGGAACAGTTCCACCAGCCCAAAAGTCCTCTGTTCTCCACCCAGCCCTTACTCACCCCTGCTTTCCTCTGCCACTCTCCTTTCACACGCTCTGCCCAGAACCTTATGAAACCGTGGTAACATTCCTGTTCAGAGAGGAGGCGATCTTTGATCCAAGCCAAGGGACAGGATGGGTCCTGCCTGGAAGCTCACTGTGGGGGTCCAGCACTGCATGGGTCCTGGCTCTGGAATGGTTTGAACCTCTCCTCTCTCGCACCCCCCTCCCAGGTTCAGCGGAGGATGGCCCACGGGTGGTTTTCATGGTGGATTTGTGGCATCCCAATGTGGCAGCCGCCGAACGTCAGGCCCTGGATTTCATCTTTGCTCCGGGACGATGAAAACGTTTTCCATGCTGGAGTCGGCGACAGTGGCCGCGGGTCAG encodes the following:
- the ASPHD2 gene encoding aspartate beta-hydroxylase domain-containing protein 2, encoding MSLEWLVAWNWSLDGLRDCIATGIQSVRDCDTTAVVSVACLLVLFVWYCYHVGREPPRPYATVNSLMQGTDAAGLQNGYAYCQYPECVRCAHNEGLNQKLYYNLQEYAKRYSWSGMGRIHKGIREQGRYLSSRPSIQKPEVFFLPDLPTTPYFPRDAQKHDVELLERNFQTILCEFETLYKAFSNCSLPQGWKMNSTPSGEWVTFYLVNQGVCVPRNCRKCPRTYRLLGSLRTCIGNNVFGNACISVLSPGTVITEHYGPTNIRIRCHLGLKTPSGCELVVGGEPQCWAEGRCLLFDDSFLHTAFHEGSAEDGPRVVFMVDLWHPNVAAAERQALDFIFAPGR